The Vicia villosa cultivar HV-30 ecotype Madison, WI linkage group LG1, Vvil1.0, whole genome shotgun sequence genome includes a region encoding these proteins:
- the LOC131600053 gene encoding cullin-1-like yields the protein MTFTSKEWEPLQKGITKVFNIVEGKEPNFTSQEYIKLYTIVYNMCNKDIMPISSREVSGKYKEILEDYIISKVLPSLQEKKDDLLLRELFKRWSDYKAITSRLSFFSNAQFIRSLEGISVEAVNFSAFNKGVYEKMTKEIMDAIFSVIDRKVAGEMSDQTFVINTLDFYLNFYKCTKKKVAEVQRMNRSKKINLISSDGTVFEIDYGVALMSKRFEDITETISAGDDVDAICIHKVSSKILTMIVDYCKEGDVKFVDADPRTLLDLTTSACYMKIESLEKLAWSKVSELIKGKTPEEIAQIFGDADDSNSKLLEENVQKMESLEM from the exons ATGACCTTCACCAGCAAAGAATGGGAGCCTTTGCAGAAAGGTATCACCAAAGTCTTCAACATTGTAGAAGGGAAGGAGCCTAACTTCACTTCTCAAGAATACATAAAACTATACAC GATCGTCTACAATATGTGCAACAAAGACATTATGCCTATCTCTTCCCGAGAAGTATCTGGCAAGTACAAGGAGATATTAGAAGACTACATCATATCAAAA GTTTTGCCATCTTTGCAAGAAAAGAAAGATGACCTTTTGTTGAGAGAACTGTTCAAAAGATGGTCAGATTACAAAGCTATAACCAGCCGCCTCTCATTTTTTTCTAATGCTCAGTTTATTCGAAGTTTAGAGGGTATTTCTGTTGAAGCAGTCAACTTCTCAGCCTTTAACAAAGGG GTATATGAAAAGATGACTAAAGAAATAATGGATGCTATATTTTCTGTG ATTGATCGGAAAGTTGCAGGAGAGATGAGTGATCAAACATTTGTTATTAACACATTGGATTTCTACCTAAATTTTTACAAATGCACAAAAAAGAAGGTGGCAGAG GTACAAAGAATGAACCGGTCGAAGAAAATCAACTTGATAAGCTCTGATGGGACTGTGTTTGAAATTGACTATGGTGTAGCACTTATGTCAAAAAGATTTGAGGACATTACTGAGACCATATCTGCTGGTGATGACGTTGATGCCATTTGTATTCATAAAGTGAGTAGCAAAATATTGACAATGATTGTTGATTACTGCAAGGAAGGGGATGTTAAGTTTGTCGATGCTGACCCTAGAACTCTGCTTGATCTTACAACATCTGCATGCTACATGAAAATCGAGAGCCTGGAGAAGCTGGCATGGAGCAAAGTATCTGAGTTGATAAAAGGAAAGACACCAGAGGAAATTGCTCAGATCTTTGGAGATGCAGATGACTCAAACTCCAAGTTATTAGAAGAGAACGTACAGAAAATGGAGTCTTTGGAGATGTAG
- the LOC131627104 gene encoding phospholipase A I, with protein sequence MSWGLGWKRPSEIFHLTLSYGNDDPPESLARTSTSSRSSSASSSSSSSSSSSIVSQDQDLGFRIELDWSSSDDEDQVALKLQSQLMVALPMPQDTVVIELMPMPRDDEEDYVDLSMKVVKRRDPLRGITMAKAVNSGLQSDGTGVLTRLLRSEMVSTTPEVDESVPRGGGHHWTSLAVLSICGCGLSVFPVELTQLPHIEKLYLNNNKLTVLPPELGELRSLRVLRVDNNMLVSVPVELRQCVELVELSLEHNRLVRPLLDFRAMAELRVLRLFGNPLEFLPEILPLHKLRHLSLANIRIVADENLRSVNVQIEMENSSYFGASKHKLSAAFSLIFRFSSCHHPLLASALGKIMQDQGNRAFVGKDENAVRQLISMISSDNCHVVEQACSALSALASDDSVALQLMKADIMQPIGIVLKSAGREEVISVLHVVVKLAFTSDTVAEKMLTKDVLKSLKILCAYKDPEVQRLALLAVGNLAFCLENRRVLVTSESLRELLLRMAVATEPRVYKAAARALAILGENENLRRAIRGKQVAKQGLRILSMDGGGMKGLATVQMLKEIEKGTGKRIHELFDLICGTSTGGMLAVSLGMKLMTLEECEDIYKNLGKLVFAEPVPKDNEAATWRDKLDQLYKSSSQSFRVVVHGSKHSAEQFERLLKELCVDEDGDLLIDSAVKNVPKVFVVSTLVNMVPAQPFIFRNYQYPAGTPEVALAASDSSGVAVLTSPMNAQVGYKRSAFIGSCKHQVWQAIRASSAAPYYLDDFSDDVNRWQDGAIVANNPTIFAIREAQLLWPDTKIDTLVSIGSGSVPTKVRKGGWRYMDTGQVLVESACSVDRVEEALSTLLPMLPEIHYYRFNPVDERCDMELDETDPTIWLKLESAVEEYIQQNHLAFENACERLLLPFQHEDKWSENLRTKFPKTKESIEGVNGPTLGWRRNVLLVEASHNPDSGRLIHHARALESFCARNGIRLSLMQGLAGIVKNVPSSRFPTPFASPMFTGSFPSSPLVYSPDFGQRIGRIDLVPPLSLDGQQGRTIASPPISPRGLRQLSLPVKALHEKLQNSPQVGVIHLALQADSDGLVISWHNDVFVVAEPGDLAEKFLQSVKFSLLSTMRSHRRKGASLLANISTISDLVAFKPYFQIGGIVHRYLGRQTLVMEDNQEIGSYMFRRTVPSMQLSADDIRWMVGAWRDRIIICTGTYGPTLALIKAFLDSGAKAVICPSTEPPESQLTTLDGTNELNVMENGKFEIGEDEADDENIPASPVSDWEDSDAEKNGDCASFWDDDEEELSQFVCILYESLYKEGASVNVALQHALASYRRMGYVCHLPGIQ encoded by the exons ATGTCTTGGGGCTTAGGTTGGAAGAGACCCTCCGAAATCTTCCACCTTACTCTCAGCTACGGCAATGACGATCCACCGGAGAGTCTCGCCCGGACTTCAACCTCCTCCCGTTCCTCATCAGCATCTTCCTCctcctcttcatcttcttcttcatcaatcgTATCTCAGGATCAGGACCTAGGATTTCGAATCGAATTGGATTGGTCATCATCGGATGACGAAGATCAGGTTGCGTTGAAACTTCAGTCGCAACTCATGGTGGCTTTGCCGATGCCGCAGGATACGGTGGTTATTGAGTTGATGCCGATGCCTCGTGACGATGAGGAGGATTATGTGGATTTGAGTATGAAGGTGGTTAAGAGAAGGGATCCGCTTAGGGGTATTACAATGGCTAAGGCTGTGAACTCTGGTTTGCAGAGTGATGGTACTGGTGTTTTGACGAGGCTGTTGCGGTCTGAGATGGTTTCAACGACGCCGGAGGTTGACGAGAGTGTTCCCCGTGGTGGTGGTCACCATTGGACGAGTCTTGCTGTGCTTAGTATTTGTGGTTGTGGCTTGTCG GTATTTCCTGTAGAGCTTACGCAATTGCCGCACATAGAAAAACTTTATCTAAATAACAACAAACTGACCGTTTTGCCACCCGAGCTTGGTGAGCTAAGAAGCTTAAGAGTGCTTAGAGTTGACAACAACATGCTTGTCTCTGTACCTG TGGAACTGAGACAATGTGTGGAATTGGTGGAGTTGTCATTGGAACACAACAGGCTTGTTCGGCCTCTTCTTGACTTCAG GGCTATGGCTGAACTACGTGTTCTTAGGCTATTCGGAAATCCTCTTGAGTTCCTTCCGGAAATTTTGCCCCTACACAAACTTCGTCACCTTTCTCTTGCAAACATTAGGATTGTCGCAGATGAAAATTTGAGATCAGTAAACGTGCAAATAGAG ATGGAAAACAGTTCTTATTTTGGTGCATCTAAGCATAAACTTAGTGCCGCCTTCTCTCTTATATTCCGTTTTTCTTCCTGTCATCACCCATTACTAGCATCTGCTCTAGGAAAGATTATGCAAGACCAAGGAAATAGAGCATTTGTAGGTAAAGATGAGAATGCAGTGCGGCAGCTCATAAGTATGATAAGCAGTGACAATTGTCATGTG GTTGAACAAGCTTGCTCTGCTCTTTCAGCCCTTGCCTCTGATGATTCTGTCGCACTGCAGCTGATGAAGGCAGACATCATGCAACCAATTGGAATAGTTCTGAAATCTGCAGGCCGGGAAGAGGTTATATCTGTATTGCATGTTGTGGTTAAGTTGGCTTTTACATCTGATACTGTTGCTGAGAAGATGTTGACCAAGGATGTTTTGAAATCATTGAAAATCTTATGTGCATATAAAGATCCAGAG GTGCAAAGACTAGCTTTGTTAGCTGTTGGGAATTTGGCCTTTTGTCTGGAGAATCGTCGTGTCCTTGTTACTTCTGAAAGTTTGCGAGAACTTCTCTTACGCATGGCTGTTGCAACTGAACCACGTGTTTATAAAGCTGCAGCTCGTGCTTTGGCAATTCTTG GGGAGAATGAAAACCTGAGGCGTGCAATAAGAGGGAAACAAGTGGCAAAGCAAGGGCTTCGCATACTCTCGATGGATGGAGGTGGGATGAAAGGTCTAGCAACCGTGCAAATGTTAAAGGAAATTGAAAAGGGAACCGGAAAACGAATACATGAGTTGTTTGATTTAATATGTGGTACATCAACGGGTGGCATGCTAGCTGTTTCCCTTGGGATGAAGTTAATGACTTTAGAGGAATGTGAAGATATATACAAGAATCTTG GGAAACTTGTTTTTGCTGAGCCTGTTCCCAAGGATAACGAAGCTGCAACTTGGAGAGACAAGTTAGATCAGCTTTATAAGAGTTCATCCCAAAGTTTTAGAGTTGTTGTTCACGGATCAAAA CACAGTGCAGAACAGTTTGAGAGGCTATTGAAGGAGCTGTGTGTTGATGAGGATGGGGATTTATTAATAGACTCTGCTGTAAAAAATGTGCCCAAAGTTTTTGTAGTCTCAACATTAGTGAACATGGTGCCAGCACAACCCTTCATATTTCGCAATTATCAG TACCCTGCTGGAACACCAGAGGTGGCTCTTGCAGCATCAGATAGTTCAGGGGTTGCCGTGTTAACATCACCTATGAATGCACAAGTTGGCTATAAACGCAGTGCATTCATCGGAAGTTGTAAGCATCAAGTGTGGCAGGCTATCAGAGCATCCTCTGCAGCTCCATATTATCTTGATGATTTCTCTGATG ATGTCAACCGCTGGCAAGATGGAGCAATAGTGGCAAATAATCCTACAATTTTTGCGATAAGAGAAGCACAACTTCTGTGGCCTGACACAAAAATTGATACCCTGGTTTCAATAGGATCCGGCTCTGTTCCAACTAAG GTACGAAAAGGTGGTTGGCGGTATATGGATACTGGACAGGTGTTGGTTGAAAGTGCATGCTCTGTTGATAGGGTAGAGGAAGCTTTAAGTACATTGCTACCTATGCTTCCCGAGATACACTATTATCGTTTCAATCCAG TTGATGAACGCTGTGACATGGAACTTGATGAGACAGATCCAACTATCTGGCTTAAGTTGGAATCTGCAGTTGAAGAATATATACAGCAGAATCATCTGGCATTTGAAAATGCCTGTGAGAGATTGCTTCTTCCTTTCCAGCATGAGGATAAGTGGTCAGAGAATCTGAGAACTAAATTTCCTAAGACAAAGGAGTCAATTGAGG GTGTGAATGGCCCCACTTTAGGGTGGAGGCGTAATGTACTACTTGTTGAGGCTTCACATAATCCAGATTCCGGAAGATTGATCCACCATGCCCGGGCACTTGAGTCATTTTGTGCTCGTAATGGCATACGACTATCCCTCATGCAAGGTTTGGCTGGGATTGTAAAGAACGTGCCATCGTCTAGATTCCCAACTCCATTTGCGTCTCCTATGTTTACAGGAAGCTTCCCTTCAAGTCCACTTGTGTATAGTCCTGATTTTGGTCAAAGGATTGGACGAATTGATCTAGTCCCCCCTTTAAGTTTAGATGGTCAACAGGGAAGAACAATCGCATCACCTCCAATTTCTCCTCGAGGACTTAGACAGCTCTCTTTGCCTGTCAAAGCATTGCATGAAAAATTGCAGAATTCCCCACAAGTGGGTGTTATCCATTTGGCACTTCAAGCTGACTCAGATGGCTTAGTTATAAG TTGGCACAATGATGTATTTGTCGTGGCTGAACCTGGAGATCTTGCTGAGAAGTTTCTACAAAGTGTAAAATTCAGTTTGCTATCAACAATGAGGAGCCATCGCAGAAAGGGCGCATCTCTCCTGGCCAATATCTCGACTATTTCTGATTTAGTTGCCTTTAAACCTTATTTCCAAATTGGAGGCATTGTTCACCGATATCTAGGCCGTCAAACCCTG GTAATGGAGGATAATCAAGAAATTGGTTCGTATATGTTTCGTAGGACTGTCCCTTCTATGCAGTTATCAGCTGACGATATAAGATGGATG GTTGGAGCTTGGAGAGACAGGATAATTATATGCACAGGGACATATGGACCTACTCTTGCACTTATCAAGGCCTTTCTGGACTCTGGGGCCAAAGCTGTTATATGTCCTTCAACTGAACCCCCAGAGTCTCAGTTGACGACCTTGGATGGTACCAACGAGTTGAATGTGATGGAAAATGGTAAGTTTGAAATTGGAGAGGATGAAGCAGATGACGAGAATATACCTGCCAGTCCAGTAAGTGATTGGGAAGATAGTGACGCTGAGAAAAATGGAGACTGCGCGTCTTTTTGGGACGATGATGAAGAGGAGCTGTCACAATTTGTTTGTATTTTGTATGAATCATTATATAAGGAGGGTGCTAGTGTTAATGTTGCATTGCAACATGCCCTCGCCTCTTATAGAAGAATGGGGTATGTGTGCCATCTCCCCGGCATACAATAA
- the LOC131600063 gene encoding N6-mAMP deaminase → MEWCMSMPKVELHAHLNGSIRDSTLLELAKGLGDKGLIDFSQVEHVILKNDRSLSEVFKLFDVIHILTTDHATVTRITKEVVEDFASENVVYVELRTTPKKNEAKRMSKRSYIEAVLEGLRAVSSVDVCFIPHSEELQIHSNPILSVSATNDKINENTRKKIFVRLLLSIDRRETTEAAMETVMLALEMRHFGVVGIDLSGNPAVGEWVTYLPALKFAREQGLYVTLHCGEVPNSREIHDMLDFLPGRIGHACFFEEEHWKKLKSTKIPVELCLTSNIRTLSVPSIDAHHFVDLYKAKHPVVLCTDDSGVFSTSLSNEYKIAASTFGLGRKEMFELSKNAVEFIFADNTVKENLRNTFSLAAKNLEL, encoded by the exons ATGGAGTGGTGTATGTCAATGCCAAAGGTAGAACTCCATGCTCACCTCAATGGATCCATTAGAGACTCCACCCTTCT AGAACTTGCTAAAGGTTTGGGTGACAAGGGTCTCATAGATTTCTCCCAAGTAGAGCATGTTATCCTCAAAA ATGACCGTTCATTATCCGAGGTATTCAAGCTGTTTGATGTAATCCACATTCTTACAACTGATCATGCCACTGTTACAAGAATTACCAAAGAA GTTGTTGAAGATTTTGCGTCAGAAAATGTTGTTTATGTGGAGTTGAGAACTACTCCAAAG aaaaatgaggccaaaagAATGAGCAAACGATCTTATATTGAAGCTGTTCTGGAAGGTCTAAGAGCTGTCAGTTCAGTTGATGTGTGTTTTATTCCTCATAGTGAGGAGTTACAAATTCATTCAAACCCTATACTTTCCGTCTCAGCtacaaatgataaaattaatgaaaatactAGGAAAAAAATCTTTGTTAGGCTTCTCTTAAGCATTGACCGTAGGGAGACAACAGAAGCAGCAATGGAAACT GTTATGCTTGCGCTGGAAATGAGGCATTTTGGAGTCGTTGGAATTGACCTCTCTGGGAATCCAGCTGTTGGTGAATG GGTTACATATTTGCCAGCGCTAAAATTTGCTCGAGAACAAGGTCTTTATGTAACTCTTCACTGTGGAGAG GTACCTAATTCGAGAGAGATACATGATATGCTTGACTTTCTTCCAGGGAGGATTGGACATGCATGTTTCTTTGAGGAGGAACACTGGAAAAAGCTGAAGTCCACTAAAATTCCG GTTGAACTTTGCTTGACATCGAACATTAGGACATTATCCGTTCCTTCAATAGATGCTCATCATTTTG TGGACTTGTATAAAGCAAAACATCCTGTAGTACTGTGTACTGATGACTCAGGTGTGTTCTCTACCAGTCTCTCGAACGAATACAAAATCGCCGCTTCTACATTCG GCCTTGGAAGGAAGGAGATGTTTGAGCTATCAAAGAATGCTGTTGAGTTTATATTTGCAGACAATACGGTAAAGGAGAATTTAAGAAATACTTTTAGTTTAGCGGCAAAGAATCTAGAGCTCTAG
- the LOC131653705 gene encoding uncharacterized protein LOC131653705 yields MRMSAPAPVAIGTRGTIGSLVRKEIEYFTKIELDKLGDSKKSHPHFVNMVSSKTKTSFWMLLKMKKQRAPNEYLPKTCSVRQVTENSNFNRIPGYNYRILKDKDIY; encoded by the coding sequence ATGAGAATGAGTGCTCCTGCTCCAGTTGCTATAGGCACAAGAGGTACAATTGGATCTCTAGTGAGGAAGGAAATTGAATACTTCACCAAAATCGAGTTAGACAAATTAGGGGATTCAAAAAAGTCTCACCCACATTTTGTAAACATGGTTTCTAGCAAAACCAAGACAAGTTTCTGGATGTTGTTAAAGATGAAGAAGCAAAGAGCTCCAAATGAATATCTACCGAAAACATGTTCTGTTAGACAAGTAACAGAAAACAGTAATTTCAATAGGATTCCTGGTTACAACTACAGAATCCTCAAAGACAAAGACATCTACTGA